The DNA sequence CGCGCCCGCGTGACGCCGATGAGCCCCGCGAGCTCCTCGGCCAGCTCGGCCTGCGCGGTGCTCAGCGGGCCCCCGGCGGCGATCAGCCACGGCACGGCGTGCCGCCCCTCGACCGGGACCACCGTCAGCGGCCCGGACTCGCGGGCCGCGTGCCGGCGGACGACGTCGCCGGCGGGCAGCGGCAGCGGTGCGGTCCCGGCGATCACCCGGCCGAGGCCCGACAGCACCCAGCACGGCAGCCCGAGCTCCGCCGAAGCGCGCTCCAGCAGCGTCTCGACCGGCGCGTCCGCGGCGGCCTGCAAACGTTTGCGCGCGCTGTCGGACGCGGCGGCCAGCGCCAGCACCACCTGCTCGGTGATCACCGAGAACGACAGGTCCGCCGGCACCTCGAGGAGCGGCATCCGGTGCCGCTCGCAGGCGTCGACGACGTCGGCCGGGATCCCGCCGGAATCGGCGCCGGACGCGGCCAGCGCCGCCGCGCCCGAGCGGGCCAGCGCGGCCACGAACGGCTCGGCGTCACCCGGGCGCCGCCACCAGAGCAGGCCGGACAGCACCAGCTCGCCCGCCGACAGGTACCGTCCGGGGTCGGGCAGCTCCGTGACGTAGATGCGCGTCACGGGCCGGTCGAGCAGGTCGGCCCCGGCTCGCGGGCGCAGCCGCAGGCCGGAGAGGCCCAGCAGAGTTTT is a window from the Amycolatopsis sp. cg9 genome containing:
- a CDS encoding PucR family transcriptional regulator; protein product: MTTVKTLLGLSGLRLRPRAGADLLDRPVTRIYVTELPDPGRYLSAGELVLSGLLWWRRPGDAEPFVAALARSGAAALAASGADSGGIPADVVDACERHRMPLLEVPADLSFSVITEQVVLALAAASDSARKRLQAAADAPVETLLERASAELGLPCWVLSGLGRVIAGTAPLPLPAGDVVRRHAARESGPLTVVPVEGRHAVPWLIAAGGPLSTAQAELAEELAGLIGVTRARAVPAEAELPGDARVVALRTEGSDESRDLLRELLPDGLLLESTGDTSYAATTGRPSPAELSTVEPLLRATRIVCGVGDPAPRAEAWDTARYALGVAARRPGRVVVVPAAEVAAHRLLLAGAPDGLRAALRRRVLGPLLAYDAEQHTDLVHTVRVFLECSGSPTRAAKALHVHVNTLRYRIGRAGELLGADLTEFTDQLDVYLALCTEE